A section of the Gloeobacter violaceus PCC 7421 genome encodes:
- a CDS encoding DUF4351 domain-containing protein gives MVFCGWQEAVQQSKFQLLLRLLERKFGPLPQDLRTSLQTITDGDALDRLGLALIDAPDLETFQMLSGENPNERQPQALPQDP, from the coding sequence GTGGTTTTCTGCGGTTGGCAGGAGGCTGTTCAGCAGAGCAAATTTCAATTGCTGCTGCGCCTACTGGAGCGCAAGTTTGGGCCGCTGCCGCAAGACCTGCGCACAAGCTTACAGACGATTACCGACGGAGACGCATTGGATCGTCTGGGCCTAGCCTTGATCGATGCCCCGGATCTAGAGACTTTCCAGATGCTTTCAGGTGAGAATCCAAACGAGCGCCAACCCCAGGCGCTCCCGCAGGATCCTTAA